The DNA sequence ACGGCCAGCGTGGTCAGTTCGGCCAGACCAATTACTCCGCAGCCAAGGCCGGCGCCCATGGCTTCACGATGGCGCTGGCGCAGGAGGTGGCGCGCAAGGGCGTGACCGTGAACACCGTCTCGCCGGGCTACATCGCCACCGAAATGACACAGGCCATCGCCGAGGAAGTACGCCAGCAGATCATCGCGCAGGTTCCGATGGCACGGATGGGTGAGCCGGACGAGGTCGCGTACCTGGTCGGCGTACTCTGCGACGACCGTGCCGCCTACATCACCGGCGCCAACTACGAACTGAACGGCGGGCTGTTCATGAGCTTCTGAGGCCAGCGGCAGGGGCCCGCATCCGGGCCCCATCGCCCTGCTTCGGTCCCGAATTCCGGAACCTCGTTCGAGGCAATGGCGCCTTGAGCCGGTCCGGCATGGTTTTTCAGGTCTTCGCCCTGCTTCTGACGTAATCGCCACGCAACGGCTATGCTCTGTAGCCTGATGCTCTGGCGCCCGACCCTTCGTCCCCGAAGTCCGCTGATCCGCCGGATCGAGATCGGCGTGTTTGCCGTGCTACTGACGGTAATCGGCGTCTGGGCCTGGCAGCACAAGCCTTCGGCGCTGAATCTCGCACTGTTCAAGCAGGAACTCCGGGTGGCGCTGGTGAGCCATCCCCACGACCATACCTCGATCGACCTGAGCAGCCGCGCGGACCAGTTCGAACATGTGCTGCTGCGTGGCCTCGCCCAGCATATCGGCGCAAGGCTGCAGATCCGGCCCGTGGCCGGGCCGCACGAGGCCTATCGACTGCTCCATGCACGTCGCGTCGACATCGCGGCCGGATTCCTGGTTGCGCCGAACGGCGATACCGGAATCGAAGTCGGGCCCGAAATCCTGCCAATCGAGAAGAACCTGGTGTACTGGAACGGGCTGGGGCAAAACATCGGCTCCACCGCAGGCATGCCGGATGGGGCACGCATCGGCGTAACCTCCACCCTGGCACTGCCCGACGACCTGCTGGGCACGAACGAATACCCACGGCCCGAACTCATCCAGTATGCCGATGGATCCGAACTGGTGCCGGCCCTGCAGTCGGGATTCCTGAATTACGCGGTGCTCACGTCCATCGAGCTGAGCCGTCTGCAGCGCGTCCACCCCGAACTGCGCTCGGCGTTCGAGTTTCCCGCCCGCTTCTCCGTCGTCTGGCTTTTCCCGACCGGCTACGACCGCAGCCTGATCGACGCCGCCCACGCGTACCTCGACGAGCTGCGCAGCGAGCGCGAATTCGAACTCCTGTTCGACCGCTTTTTCGGGCACCTGGACGTGCACGGACTGGTCGACGTGATCACCTTCTCCCGTTTCGTCGAGGACCGGCTGGGTCAGCTGAAACCGCTGTTCCGGCAGGTGGCGCAGGAATACGGACTGGACTGGCGCTTCCTCGCCGCGGTCAGTTACCAGGAATCGTTGTGGAATCCCGATGCCGTCTCCCCGACGGGAGTACGCGGCCTGATGATGCTGACCCGGGCAACGGCCGGATCGCTAGGGGTCACCGACCGCACCGACCCGGAGCAGAGCGTCGATGGAGGCGCCCGCTATGTGTTGCAGATGCTCGACCGCCTGCCCGCCAGCGTTCAGGAGCCGGACCGAACCTGGATGGCATTGGCGGCGTACAACGTCGGCCTGGGTCACCTGCTGGACGCCCGCCGTCTGACCGAACGCGGTGGCGGCGACCCGGATCTCTGGCTGGACGTGATGACCTGGCTGCCGAAACTCGCTCAGCGCGAATGGCATGAGCAGACTCGCCACGGCTATGCCCGGGGCTGGGAACCCGTCACCTATGTGCAAAACATCCGCAGCTATTATGACTGGCTGGTGCACCTGTTCCCGACGCCTGACGACCGCCCGGAGATGAGCCCGATCTACCTGCGCGTACCCCTGGCGCTCTGAACTGGCTGCCCTGAGCCATACGCGCCGATGTCCTCTCCGTTCACGAACCCCGGCGCGCCCGAAAGAACGCCCGAAGCTGTTCCCCTGCCTGCTCGGCCAGCACCCCCCCTGTGACTGCGATGCGGTGGTTGTGCGACGGATGCGTGACCAGATCCAGCGCACTGCCCGCGGCTCCGGTCCGCGGATCCGACGCGCCGAACACCAACCGCGCAATGCGCGCATGGATCATCGCTCCGACACACATCGGGCAGGGTTCCAGGGTCACGTATAGCGTGGTTCCGGGCAGACGGTAATTCCTCAGAATGCGTGCCGCCTGACGGATCACGCGAACCTCGGCATGCGCAGTAGGATCGTGCTCGCCGATCGGGGCATTGTGACCGCGTGCCAGGCACACGCCGCCCAGCACCAGTACCGCGCCCACCGGCACCTCACCGGCCCGCGCACCGGCCTGCGCTTCTTGAAGCGCCAGCGCCATCCAGTCGCGATCTGTCCCGGTGTCAACCTGGGCAATACCGGTTTCGAACATGCGTTGCAGCGTTCAACCGCCGGCCTGTCGTGCCAGCCGGTCCTCGAGTTCGGCAAGCAGCTCCCCCATCGCCGACGACAGCGCCGCGACCAGCGCCTCCGGTGACCGCGTCGCCAGATCGACCGTCTGCTCCAGGTCCCAGAGCCTGCTATCGGTTCGGCCCTGCACGAACACACGCAGGCCCGCGCGGGCCGCCCCGGTACCGCCCGCTCCCAGATCGCCATGAAGCGCGGTGATCAGCACGTCGATTTGCAGGGACCCCGGATGCGACCGGGCATCGGTAACCAGGTTCACGGAGCCATCGGTCCGGGTCCAGCGTTCACGCAGGATCTGCTCGAAATGCTCGCGCGGGCTGAGAAACCATTCGTTGTAGAAGTCCGACTCGTACCGGTACGGTCCGAGTCGGTAGACCAGTCCCTTGCCGGCCACCGCCGGGGCAATTCGCACCGACCCCAGTTCCACCGGCACCGGTGGCCGCTCGACCGCTGCCGGATCGGGGATCTCCAGCAGGAACCACGCGCGGTCCACCGCCGGCTGCTCCGGCAGCAGCGTGCACCCTGCCGCCGCGAATGCCAGCCAGAGGATCGCAGCCGGACGAAACCAGTGGCAGATCATCTCATGGACTCCTTTCGATCGCACTGCGGGGCGGAGGCCCACCGAAGATCGTTCCGGCCGGATTGCGACGCGCGTCTTCGGTCAGCGAGCGCAGCCCCGTGGTCACGGCTTGCAGGTCGCTCAGCGTCGCCGCCAGCTTTTGCTCGTTGATCTCGAGCCCCCGGTCGAGGCGCACGACGACCGCCTCGATCTGGGTCACCAGACCGCCGATGTCGGCTCGCTCAACGGCCTCGCGCAGCGAACGCAATGTGCCCCGGGTCTCGCCCGGGAGCGCGGCAATGTCGGGGTCCTGCAGCAGGCGCTCGGCGGCCACCAGAAGCTGACGACTCTGCTCCACGGTTTCCTGCAGGTGACCAGCCAGGTCTTCTGCATGACGGGTCAGGGACCGGGTATCCAGATCCGCTACCGTCCGCTCCAGGGTATGCAGCGCGGAGACGGTGCTATCCACCATGCCCTCGATGTCGAGCAGGTCTATCCGGCGCAGAACACTCTCCGCATATTCCAGGAACTGCAGCGCAATGCTGGGTGCAGACGGAATATAGACGCTGCGCGGTTCCCAGGCGATCGGCAGCTGCGGATGGGTCGTCGGATCCAGAAAGTCGAGCTCAAGGTAGTTGATCCCGGTGATCCCCTGCGCGGCCATGCGCACTCGCAGGCCGGCCTCGATGAAGGGTTCGAGCACGTTCTCGCTGAACAGCGTCTCCCGGGCCGTGGAGGCGAACCGGTCGGGCCGAAGCCTGCCCTCCACCAGCACATAGCGCTTGCGCTCCACCGGTGACACCTGCTGCTCGTATTCCACCGAGGTAAACCCCAGCCGGGTGACTTCACCGATGGTCACGCCGCGAAACTTGATCGGGGCACCGACATCCAGCCCCTGCACCGAACCGTCGATGTAGGTCTCCATCTCGATCGTGGGCCGTAGCAGGTTGCCCGTGCCCATCACGACCAGTATCACCACCAGTGTGCCGATGGCGCCGAGTATGAACAGGCCAAGCCGAAAATGATGTACGGCACTCATGCTGATGACTCCTCGATTTCCGAACGCCGCAGGAAGCGCCGTACCCAGGGATGCGTGCTGGAGTCACGCAAGACCCTCGGGTCACCCTCCGCCACGATCGATCGGGTTTCCGTGTCCAGCATAATCACCCGATCGGCGATCGCAAAAATGCTGGGGAGTTCGTGCGTGACCACCACCAGCGTCATGCCCAGACTGGAGGCCAGGCGGCGGATCAGGACATCGAGTTCCGCCGAGGTAATCGGATCGAGCCCGGCCGAGGGTTCGTCGAGGAACAGGATCTTCGGATCCAGCGCCATCGCGCGCGCGATGGCGGCCCGTTTCTGCATGCCGCCGCTGATTTCCGACGGCATGAAATCACTGTAGGCCGCCAGGCCGACGAGTTGAAGCTTGGCGCGGGCGATCCGATTCATCGCGCCCTGCGGCAGCCGCGTATGCACCTCCAGCGGCAGCCGTACGTTTTCCAGCAGGGTCATCGACCCGAACAGCGCCCCCATCTGGTACATCACACCGACCTGCCGCAGGATCGCTTCGCGCTCGGGCCCATCGGCACGCGCCATGTCGGCATCCGCGATCAGGATTCGACCCGCCAGCGGTGTATAAAGGCCGATCATGTGTTTCAGCAGCGTGCTCTTGCCGCTGCCGGAACCGCCGAGAATCACGAAGATCTCGCCGCGGCGCACGGTGAAGTTCAGTTCCTGCATGATCACCATGGAGCCGAAGCCCATGGTCAGGCCCTCCACCCGAATGATCGCGTCGTCCCGATCCGGCATGGTCAGATCCCGAAATGATAGAACAGCATCGCGAACAGTCCGTCGGCGACTACGATCAGGATGATCGCGCTGACCACCGCGCTGGTCGTCGACCGCCCGACTGCTGCGGCGCCGTTGCCCGTCTGCAGACCGCGCAGGCAGCCGACACTGGCGACCAGCAAGCCGAACACCGCGGCCTTGAACAGGCCGGAGGTCAGATCGGTCAGCGTTACCGCGCCGCTGACCTGGTTGAAGAACGCCACCCACGGGATCCCGAAGCCACGCATCACCAGCGCCGCGCCGATCAGCCCGATCAGATTGGCATACAGCGTGAGCAGCGGCGCGACGAAGACCCCGGCGAGAATCCGCGGCACCACCAGGAAACGCACCGGGTCCAAGCCCATGGTGGTCAGCGCGTTGACCTCCTCGTTCACCTTCATGGTCCCGATCTCGGCGGCGAACGCCGCACCCGAGCGCCCGGCGAGCAGGATCGCCATCATCAGCGGCCCGAGTTCGCGCAGCAACGAAATCGCGACCAGGTCGGCCACGAAGATCTGCGCGCCGAACTGGCTCATCGCGATCGCGGACTGGAACGCGAGAATCACGCCGAGCAGAAACGCGATCAGTGAGACGATCGGAAGCGCCTGGAAGCCCGCAGCCTCGGCCACCTTCAAGGTATCGCCCCAGCGGACCCGGCCGGGGTGCAAGACCGCGAGCGCAAGCGCCCGGCTGTACTCGCCGATGAACGCGATCTGCTCGTAGATCTCGTGCCCGACCGCCACCACGTATCGGCGCAGACGCGTGGTCCAGGGACGTTCGACCGCGCCTCGGGCCGAACGCGTCGCCGCGGCTTCGCGGTAAGGGCGAAGGTGCCCCTCGATCGCGCCATCGAGGCCGTCCATATGGACCTCCACCCCGCGCTCTGCCGCCACCTGCTCGACGCTGAACAACAACGCGGCTCCGGCGCCATCGCAATAGCGTACGCCCGACAAATCGACCGACAGCTCCCCCTGGGCGGCGAAATCGTCCGCTTCACGCAACACGCGCTCCCAGAGAGGGCCCACGCTGTAGGCATCCATGCGGCCAGCAAGGAGAATACGTGCAGGCGGCCCCGGCTCGGCACGGTAACGCAGATTCGGATTCGGATCGGTTTCGGGCCTTGGCATTGCTCGCATCCGGGGTCAACCGTTCATAATGGCGCTCCCCACCCGGGCTCGCCGGAACCTGGGACGGGAATCCGACTCAACAGGCTGGAGCCCCAAGGAATCCGCATGAACCGACCTGCGCTGGAAATGGATCGGCACGCGCTGAGCCGCGTCGAGGACTCGCTGAACCGCGTGCTGCTCGGCAAGCCGGGGGCTGTACGCCTTGCCCTGGTCTGCCTGCTGGCCAACGGTCATCTGCTGATCGAGGACCGGCCCGGCGTCGGCAAGACCACCCTGGCCCACGCGCTGGCCCAAGTGCTGGGACTGGACTACCGCCGGATCCAGTTTACCAGCGATCTGCTGCCCGGTGACGTCGTCGGAGTCTCGGTCTTCGACCAGGCCCATGCCCGCTTCGACTTCCATCCAGGCCCGATCTTCGCGCAGGTACTGCTGGCAGACGAGGTCAACCGCGCACCCCCGAAAACGCAAAGCGCGCTGCTCGAAGCGATGCAGGAGCGTCAGGTCAGCGTCGATGGCCGCACTCACCTTCTGCCCGAACCGTTCTTCGTGATCGCGACCCAGAACCCGGCCGAGCAGATCGGCACCCATCCGCTGCCCGAGTCGCAGCTGGACCGTTTCCTGATGAGCATCGAACTCGGCTACCCGGAGCCCCAGGCCGAACGGGCGCTGCTCGAGGGTGCGGCCACCACCGGCCCGCAGGCGCCGGTCACCGCAGAGATCGATCCGGCGGATTTGCTCGAATGGCAGCAGGCCGTAGCCGCGGTGACCGCACGTCCCGCGCTGCTCGATTACCTGCAGGCACTGCTGCGCTCCAGCCGCGATCCGGCGCAGTTCCGCACCGGGCTGTCGCCCCGGGCCGGCCTCGGCTTGTTGCAGGCCGCGCGCGCCCATGCACTGATCGACGGCCGTGCATTCGTTACGCCCGAAGATCTGCGCGCGGTGCTGCCATCGGTCGCGATTCATCGCATCGCTTCCCGCGAGGCCGAACCGGGCGCGGCGACCGTGGCCCGGTTGCTGGAATGCGTACCCGTCGATTGAGCCACGGAGGCACGGCAGCCGGCCGCCTGCGCGCGGATTTCGTCCGCTGGGTAACCCGGCGCCACCGCGCCGACGGCCGGTCCGCGGTCATCACCCGGGACCGGGTGTACATTCTGCCCACCCGCCATGGCTTGATGCTGCTGGCCGTTCTTCTGGTGATGCTGCTGGGGGCCATCAACTACTCCAACAACATGGCCTTCCTGCTGACCTTTCTGATCGCAGGAATTGGGCACAACGCGATGTGGTACACGCACCGCAACCTGCTCGGGCTGCGGGTCAGCGTGTTGCCCGTCGCGCCGGTATTTGCCGGCCAGGCGCCCGAGCTGAAACTGCGTATCGAGGAAACCTCCGGCCGTTCCCGCGAGGCGCTGCAACTGGCGGTCGGGGAACACCGGGGCCTGCCCGCATATCTTGGCGCCCTGGGCGCCACAGACGTCGCCGTGGCGCTGGAACCGCGGACCCGGGGGCTCTACCGTCTCCCGCGGCAGCATCTCTCGACCCGTTTTCCGCTGGGACTGCTGGAGGCCTGGAGCTGGCTCCACCTCGATTCCGAGATCCTGGTCTATCCGCAACCCCTGCAACCCACGGCGATCGTTCCGGTGTCCGACGGGACTGCGGGGCCACAGGACGGCGCGGTGCGCGCTCCGGATGCGCCACCCGATGACATCCGTGAATACCGGCCGGGGGACGCTCCCAGCCGGATCGTCTGGAAGGCCGTCGCCCGCAGCGGCCGTCTGTTCGTGCGTGACTCGGGCAGCGCCGATGCCCAACCGGTCTGGCTCGACTGGGCGATGATTCCCGGTTCCGACCCCGAGTACCGGCTCTCGGCGCTGTGCCACCTGGTGCTGGAGGCCCATGCGGCCGGCGAGTCCTACGGGCTGCGGATACCTGCAACGGCGCCGTTGGGTCCGGGCACCGGGCCGGAACACCTGCAGCGCTGCCTGCGCGCCCTGGCAGTGTTCGGCCAGGCGGACCGGGATAGCGCGTGAACCACCCGTTCACGCGTCCGGCTGGGTCAGGCGCCGAGCTGCTCGGCCTCTGGGCCACGCTGGTGGCGGTACCGGTCGCCGCCCTTCCGCACGCATGGGAACAGCCGCCCTGGGTCACCGCCTTCGTGCTCGGTGCCTGGATCTGGCGGGCGGCCATCCATGCCGGGAATGCCCGCATCCCCTCGCTGTGGGTGATGACCCTGCTGGTTCTGGCCGGCGGCGCATTGACCGTGGCCGAGTTCGGCACCCTGTTCGGACAGCAGGCGGGCACCGCGCTGCTGCTGGTGATGGTCGCGCTGAAGCTGCTTGAGATCCGATCCCGGCGCGATCTCGTGGTGACGCTGTTTCTTGCCTATTTCGTCGTGGTCACCACCTATTTCTTCAACCAATCGATCCAGATCGGCGCCTACTCGCTGCTGTCGGCATGGGTGATCACCGCGGCGCTGATCCAGGTGCACGGAGCGCGCAGGCTCGAGGTAACCCGGCTCGCCCGCAGATCCGCGGCGATGATTCTCCATGCGCTGCCGTTCATGCTGATTCTGTTCCTGCTGTTCCCGCGCATTCCGGGCCCGATCTGGGGCCAGCCCGAGCCGGACCGAAGCGCTGCGCAAACGGGCCTGTCCGACCGCATGGAGCCCGGCGACATCGCGCAGCTGCTGGAGAACCAGGCAACCGTGCTGCGCGTGCGTTTCGACGGCCCGGTACCGCCCCAGCACCAGCAATACTGGCGTGCGCTGGTCATGACCGGCTACGACGGGCGCCGCTGGTATGCCGACCGCAACCGCCCGGAAATCCCCTCCGACGACCCGGAGCCAACCGACATCGGGTACACCGCGACGCTGGAGCCGACTCGGGAACGCTACCTGCCGGTATTGGAATACCCGGTGGCCCTGCCGGGGCACGCAACGCTGCAGGACAACTTTCAGGTCACCACGCGGAATCGGGTCGACAGCCGCCTGCAGTACACGGCTTCGGCACGCCCCGACGCCCCGCCGGGATGGCCGCTAGCGGCCGACGAACGTGCGCGG is a window from the Thioalkalivibrio paradoxus ARh 1 genome containing:
- a CDS encoding MlaD family protein, whose translation is MSAVHHFRLGLFILGAIGTLVVILVVMGTGNLLRPTIEMETYIDGSVQGLDVGAPIKFRGVTIGEVTRLGFTSVEYEQQVSPVERKRYVLVEGRLRPDRFASTARETLFSENVLEPFIEAGLRVRMAAQGITGINYLELDFLDPTTHPQLPIAWEPRSVYIPSAPSIALQFLEYAESVLRRIDLLDIEGMVDSTVSALHTLERTVADLDTRSLTRHAEDLAGHLQETVEQSRQLLVAAERLLQDPDIAALPGETRGTLRSLREAVERADIGGLVTQIEAVVVRLDRGLEINEQKLAATLSDLQAVTTGLRSLTEDARRNPAGTIFGGPPPRSAIERSP
- the mltF gene encoding membrane-bound lytic murein transglycosylase MltF; protein product: MLCSLMLWRPTLRPRSPLIRRIEIGVFAVLLTVIGVWAWQHKPSALNLALFKQELRVALVSHPHDHTSIDLSSRADQFEHVLLRGLAQHIGARLQIRPVAGPHEAYRLLHARRVDIAAGFLVAPNGDTGIEVGPEILPIEKNLVYWNGLGQNIGSTAGMPDGARIGVTSTLALPDDLLGTNEYPRPELIQYADGSELVPALQSGFLNYAVLTSIELSRLQRVHPELRSAFEFPARFSVVWLFPTGYDRSLIDAAHAYLDELRSEREFELLFDRFFGHLDVHGLVDVITFSRFVEDRLGQLKPLFRQVAQEYGLDWRFLAAVSYQESLWNPDAVSPTGVRGLMMLTRATAGSLGVTDRTDPEQSVDGGARYVLQMLDRLPASVQEPDRTWMALAAYNVGLGHLLDARRLTERGGGDPDLWLDVMTWLPKLAQREWHEQTRHGYARGWEPVTYVQNIRSYYDWLVHLFPTPDDRPEMSPIYLRVPLAL
- a CDS encoding AAA family ATPase is translated as MNRPALEMDRHALSRVEDSLNRVLLGKPGAVRLALVCLLANGHLLIEDRPGVGKTTLAHALAQVLGLDYRRIQFTSDLLPGDVVGVSVFDQAHARFDFHPGPIFAQVLLADEVNRAPPKTQSALLEAMQERQVSVDGRTHLLPEPFFVIATQNPAEQIGTHPLPESQLDRFLMSIELGYPEPQAERALLEGAATTGPQAPVTAEIDPADLLEWQQAVAAVTARPALLDYLQALLRSSRDPAQFRTGLSPRAGLGLLQAARAHALIDGRAFVTPEDLRAVLPSVAIHRIASREAEPGAATVARLLECVPVD
- a CDS encoding transglutaminase TgpA family protein → MNHPFTRPAGSGAELLGLWATLVAVPVAALPHAWEQPPWVTAFVLGAWIWRAAIHAGNARIPSLWVMTLLVLAGGALTVAEFGTLFGQQAGTALLLVMVALKLLEIRSRRDLVVTLFLAYFVVVTTYFFNQSIQIGAYSLLSAWVITAALIQVHGARRLEVTRLARRSAAMILHALPFMLILFLLFPRIPGPIWGQPEPDRSAAQTGLSDRMEPGDIAQLLENQATVLRVRFDGPVPPQHQQYWRALVMTGYDGRRWYADRNRPEIPSDDPEPTDIGYTATLEPTRERYLPVLEYPVALPGHATLQDNFQVTTRNRVDSRLQYTASARPDAPPGWPLAADERARTLALPAGAAPRARVQAGLWRASHGDDDMAIVQEALALFAGDPYRYTLRPPRLQGDRTDAFLFETRAGYCEHYASALAVLMRAADIPARVITGYQGGQWMDAGQYLRLRQADAHAWTEVWLEQAGWVRVDPTAAIAPERIETGLSGLFGDDADAPAFLRRSGLSWTGQWRLQLSDWYDLLTFRWESLVLAFDPERQEELFARFGLDATDWRSVLLALAMAFGALAAFAGALLWLRRPRSTRDVAQRALDRLCRRLNRQGLPRRPAHESAQHYLQRMRRARPELAAPLAHFAEAYLHLRYAPLDHPEQERYRMQLRQALREARLPRQRRFGWRAP
- a CDS encoding DUF58 domain-containing protein, with product MRTRRLSHGGTAAGRLRADFVRWVTRRHRADGRSAVITRDRVYILPTRHGLMLLAVLLVMLLGAINYSNNMAFLLTFLIAGIGHNAMWYTHRNLLGLRVSVLPVAPVFAGQAPELKLRIEETSGRSREALQLAVGEHRGLPAYLGALGATDVAVALEPRTRGLYRLPRQHLSTRFPLGLLEAWSWLHLDSEILVYPQPLQPTAIVPVSDGTAGPQDGAVRAPDAPPDDIREYRPGDAPSRIVWKAVARSGRLFVRDSGSADAQPVWLDWAMIPGSDPEYRLSALCHLVLEAHAAGESYGLRIPATAPLGPGTGPEHLQRCLRALAVFGQADRDSA
- a CDS encoding ABC transporter permease; the encoded protein is MPRPETDPNPNLRYRAEPGPPARILLAGRMDAYSVGPLWERVLREADDFAAQGELSVDLSGVRYCDGAGAALLFSVEQVAAERGVEVHMDGLDGAIEGHLRPYREAAATRSARGAVERPWTTRLRRYVVAVGHEIYEQIAFIGEYSRALALAVLHPGRVRWGDTLKVAEAAGFQALPIVSLIAFLLGVILAFQSAIAMSQFGAQIFVADLVAISLLRELGPLMMAILLAGRSGAAFAAEIGTMKVNEEVNALTTMGLDPVRFLVVPRILAGVFVAPLLTLYANLIGLIGAALVMRGFGIPWVAFFNQVSGAVTLTDLTSGLFKAAVFGLLVASVGCLRGLQTGNGAAAVGRSTTSAVVSAIILIVVADGLFAMLFYHFGI
- a CDS encoding ABC transporter ATP-binding protein; protein product: MPDRDDAIIRVEGLTMGFGSMVIMQELNFTVRRGEIFVILGGSGSGKSTLLKHMIGLYTPLAGRILIADADMARADGPEREAILRQVGVMYQMGALFGSMTLLENVRLPLEVHTRLPQGAMNRIARAKLQLVGLAAYSDFMPSEISGGMQKRAAIARAMALDPKILFLDEPSAGLDPITSAELDVLIRRLASSLGMTLVVVTHELPSIFAIADRVIMLDTETRSIVAEGDPRVLRDSSTHPWVRRFLRRSEIEESSA
- the tadA gene encoding tRNA adenosine(34) deaminase TadA, which translates into the protein MFETGIAQVDTGTDRDWMALALQEAQAGARAGEVPVGAVLVLGGVCLARGHNAPIGEHDPTAHAEVRVIRQAARILRNYRLPGTTLYVTLEPCPMCVGAMIHARIARLVFGASDPRTGAAGSALDLVTHPSHNHRIAVTGGVLAEQAGEQLRAFFRARRGS
- a CDS encoding PqiC family protein codes for the protein MICHWFRPAAILWLAFAAAGCTLLPEQPAVDRAWFLLEIPDPAAVERPPVPVELGSVRIAPAVAGKGLVYRLGPYRYESDFYNEWFLSPREHFEQILRERWTRTDGSVNLVTDARSHPGSLQIDVLITALHGDLGAGGTGAARAGLRVFVQGRTDSRLWDLEQTVDLATRSPEALVAALSSAMGELLAELEDRLARQAGG